The Halovivax ruber XH-70 genome includes the window CCGCCCGCTCTTCACTGCAGCGGGTACAGCCGCCGCTCTTCCGTTTTTGCGTCACTGTCCACCGTCGGAGGTCGCACGACGGTTCCTGATGATGTAGCAGTCGGTGGCAATTTGCACAGAGGACGTCGCACTTCGCAATCTCCTCACGAAGTGCGTCTTTTCCGTACCCGTACGTAACCATCTCCCCCACGTTCATCCGCTTCGATTCGTCTTTTCGATGGTGAAAATCGAGACACCCGGGATCGTTCATGCCACACCGGGTACAGCCTCGCTGCTGGCGTTGGTCTCTGACCCATTCTCGTAAACGGGTTCGTCGACGCAATGTCCGTTTCGTGTTCCACTCTCGATTTCGATAATGCCACCGCTGATCGACTGACAACGAGGACCAGTCACGGTCGTCAGGAAGGTCAATATCGTCCGGTTTTGGACTGACCCTGGGACCGCGAGAGTAATACGTTTCGAGATTCGCCTTCACCTTTGCCTCGTTCCAGCTACCAATAATCCGAATGATCGTTGCCGACGCCGGGGTGAATCCCAACGCTTCGTACTGCGCTTTCGTCGGCGACTCGCCAAGTTCCGCGGCAGCGCGCTGGAGAGCGTCGATGCACTCGGAGACCGTCGTTGTCATCGATTATTTATTGCACGGAATAAATAATAGTCGCTACGCGCCGGGTTCCGAAATTTCCGATTTCTCCGTGCCGATCAACGAGTGGACGCCAGTTGGCAATCGACACCAACTTACCCGCTTGCCGTGCAGGCACGCGTATGTACGTCGGACGCTTCGTCGTCGTCGGTCCCGAGACGGCCGCCTATCGCGTGTCGTCGCGCTCGTTCCCGAATCGCCAGATCACGGATCGGAGCGACGAGGATACCACCCTGACCGTCGGGCCGACGCCCGACGCGCCGGAGACGGACAATCCGTACGTGGCCTACAACTGCCTGCGCACGGTGGAGACGCCGCGTGGCGAGGCGGCAGCGATCGGCAACGGCTCGCACGTCGATCCGATCGCGGAGAAGCTCGAACTGGGCTACCCCGCTCGCGACGCACTGGCGACGGCACTGCTGGCGCTCGACTTCGAGAAGGACGACTACGATACCCCGCGAATCGCGGGGGTGCTCGACGCCGACGGCGAGGCCACCATCGCGACCGTCCGTCGCGACGCCCTCCTCGTCGAGCGTGTCGACGAACCCACGCTGGTCGCCACCTACGAACGGGACACACCGGGCGCGTTCGAGTTCGACGCGACCGACGCCGAGGCGGCCGCGGCGACCGCGTACGACCTCGACTTCGAGCACGCCGTCTGCGCTGCGGGCGTGACGCGGGACGACGACGGGTTCGAGACGGCGATCGAGAACGGGACCGACTGACGGCGTCGTTCGAGGCTCGACATTCTGCGGCGACGCCACCGCCGCGGGCAAAAACACACATACGGCTG containing:
- a CDS encoding homing endonuclease associated repeat-containing protein, giving the protein MTTTVSECIDALQRAAAELGESPTKAQYEALGFTPASATIIRIIGSWNEAKVKANLETYYSRGPRVSPKPDDIDLPDDRDWSSLSVDQRWHYRNREWNTKRTLRRRTRLREWVRDQRQQRGCTRCGMNDPGCLDFHHRKDESKRMNVGEMVTYGYGKDALREEIAKCDVLCANCHRLLHHQEPSCDLRRWTVTQKRKSGGCTRCSEERAACLDYHHTGEDKSMSVSQLVANNRPKGEVRREMKKCVILCANCHRREHYHPSDTALQADRH
- a CDS encoding IMP cyclohydrolase encodes the protein MYVGRFVVVGPETAAYRVSSRSFPNRQITDRSDEDTTLTVGPTPDAPETDNPYVAYNCLRTVETPRGEAAAIGNGSHVDPIAEKLELGYPARDALATALLALDFEKDDYDTPRIAGVLDADGEATIATVRRDALLVERVDEPTLVATYERDTPGAFEFDATDAEAAAATAYDLDFEHAVCAAGVTRDDDGFETAIENGTD